CTTCCAGGTCCAGAAAGGCCCACCAGGAGGCCCGGGCGGGCCTCAAGGAATGTGGAGGGTGACCCGAGGGGAGGGCAGGTGGCTGGAATGTGGCCGGGGCACAAGAGTGGGAGTGCGGAAGAACCACGTCCCGCAGCCTGGCCAGGGACCGCGTGCCACGGAGACCCGGGCCGCACCCGGGCAGAAAACGCGATCTTGGGGTCGACAGAGCCTGCGACACGTTCCACGACAAACTCACCCAAAGGAAAACCCAGCCACGAGGCCAAGCCACCAAGGCAAACGGCCCCGCACAAACCCACAGCACGAAAAGGCCACCAGCGCTGGGCGGAGGGAGGACGTGCCCAGCTCCTCCCAGGCAACGAACGCGTCCAGAGGCTCTGGCTGTGACCACACGGCTGGCGAGCACAGGACAGGGACTGGACCTCACAGCTGCCGCCGGCCAGAACCCGCCTCTGGCCGCCACCAACACAGGGGAAGGAGCCACCCTTCTGGCCCCAGCCTGCCCGACTGGGAGACCCTACGCAGCAGCCACGGCCGGTGCGGCCACTCGTGAGCCCCGAGACTGCTTCGGCGTCTGGTTCACGCGGCCACACCGCGGCGCGCCcacaacacagacacacacggaACGTGGCCCCAGACATGctattaaaaaaggagagaacagaAGAGGACCGTAGCTACACTGCTTTAAATACTGCATGCGACGCACTTCACGTGTTGGGGGGCGACGGGCGGGCGGGCACAGAGGTGGGAAGGGCCCCGGCGGGCTGGCGGCTGCTCCTCCTCCGTGGCcagggcagccccctccccatctctgcgGCTACAGTTCATGATTCTAAGGGTGAAGTGGCCGGGTGCTGGGCTATCCTCTATCACAGCGGCTCCGGAACTTAGTTGAACCCGTCGGTGTGGTAGCTGGGGTGGGAGTCGGCCGTGAGCTGGGTGGTCTCTGTGGCGGACGCTGGCTGTATGACAATCGGCGTGTCTGCGGCCTCTGAAAAGCAAGCACGTGCGTGTTCATCGTGTGAGGGCGGAGCCTCGCCACCGGGCCGCCCGAGCGCACGTGTGACCCCCAACGACACCGTCCTCGTGACAAAGCTCCGTCGCCTGGCCGCTCCACCAGGGTCACAGGTCGGAGGGGAGAGGCTACCTGCGCATCTCCACCCAACGCAACCTTCCTCCGTCGCCTCAGGTCACCGCCAGCCCTCGGTCCCTCCCCACCTGCCGGGTCCCGTGGAACTTCGGCCGCTTCAGATCGCGGGTGGGGACAGCGCTCTGCGTCTGCTTTTACCTCAAGTGTCCACGTTCACACCTCAACAGTCCCAGCGACCACCACAAACACTGCGGCACCGTGTCAGTGCCCTCCTGTTTGACGAGACAGGTCGACACGGCTcagggcccggcccggcccggcctgcCCCGCTCAGCGGCCCTCGGCGGGCACTCACCCCGCTCGTCCGACTGCAGCTGTGCCTCCAGGTCCTCGGGGGACACGTAGAAGCCGGCGTCCTCGCCCGCGGGCGCCCTGGGCTTGCACCTCCCGCAGCAGCAGTTGAAGCAGCagcagaggcagcagcagcagtagcagcaggtGAGGAGGCCGCACACGACAAACAGCGCCTGCGCGGGTGGACGACAGGGGCGCTGGCCACGCGGCCTCCGGGACCCCCGCTCCGCGGCCAGCCGGAGGCCGCTCCGGGGGCGTGTCGGGCCCAGACGCCCTTCGCGGCCCTTCACGGCCCGAGGAGCGGGGACACCGAGAGACGGAGCTCTGTGAGCTTCTGGAAAGGGAGCCTACAGGGAGGGGCTACGGGGCTGACTGGCCAGCACCACGGCGCCTGGTGGCCGGGGCCGTCACACCCTCGGGCCTTCACGGGACACGGGTTGTGAGTCAAGTGAGGAAAAGGACAAGTGTTCAAAACAGAACCACCGGACAAAATGTCAAAAGTTTCCCAAGTCAGATTTCAAACACGTCCTCCCCCACGACGACAAAAACATCCGTCCAGAACGCGCTGGAAAAGCTCCCTTGCGAGGCCTGTCTCTGTAGGAACTCACTAGTCAGAGGACATCCGCTCGGTGTCGGGCTCGCTCTGTGCGCTCTCGGCCCGTTGCACACAGGCAAGCGAGCCGGCTGCGTCCGCACGGGACGGGGAGAAAGGCTGCCCCACACCCGGGAACCGGGCCCCTGAGCAGAGCCCCTGGACCGAACGGTCTGACTGTGTGCGCCcggaccccccgccccccgcccattCCGCTCACCTTGGCCCACCAGCTGGAGAGCACAAAGTAGGTGTTCACGTTCTCCTCTCCAAACTGCTCGGCCACATAGAGCCCCAGCGACCCGTACTTGTCGTAGATGTTTCTTTTTGTGGCGTCCGTCAGGATGGCGTGGGCGTTGTTGATCTCCTTGAACTTGTCTGCCGCCTCCGGGTTATCGGGGTTCTTGTCAGGGTGGTATTTCAAGGCAAGTTttctgcaaatcaaaaccatttcTTTGTCCCTTATTTCACACACACCCATCACAGGGCCCCGTGGAGGACACATTCATGCATCACCGCGGCACTTTCCACCTCTCCAGAGTTCCAGACTGTCAGATCCGGAGAAATCTCTGCAAACTGCCCGGCCCTGACCCTGACCCGGCCCCAGAGAAGAGGGTCCTGGGGTGAGGCTAACCCTGGGGGAGTGGCCGCAGGCACAGCCTgcgagggggggtgggggaggcagggctctTCCAACAGCTCCAAGGCAGACCCACTGCCGACCTCTAGTGTCCCAGCAGGCTAACTGCTCAGCTGCCCCACGAAGTGACTGCAAGCGAGGGGAGCACAACGTGGGCCTGCTTTCCGTGCTCACGAATCACACATGTGAGGAACACAAGAGACAACTAGCTGAGGGTGAGGACTCGCGGGGGGTTTGCCTCCTATGGCCTACTCCGTGCAGCTGTGCGTAAGTTCCACTGGGAGGGGACTACTGTCACTGCGCGGAAAAGAGCAAATCACTGAGCATTCTAAAGCCCCGGCTCAGACCTGCTTCCCTCTGGGCCTGGCTGCTCCAGGGCAGACCGTCTGTATCACCCACAAAGTGTTATTTTGTCGCTGCCGAGAAAATATCAGCTGAGAGCTGCAGGCTACAAGGTGTGGTGGAACCATCGCCAGCTTGACACGGGGTCAGCTCAGCCAGGGACAAACACTGGTTTCGGTAAATGCAAGTCAAACCCCACGAGGTACGAGGTCCTCCCCGCGTGTGGCCTCTCACCGATAGGACTTTTTAATGTCATCTGAGGTTGCATTCTTGTCCAGCCCCAGAACATGGTAGAGTGATTCCCCAGAGGTAGAGAGTGAGCGCTGTCTCTGGTCTGCCATGGTAGGCTAATCtataagaaaaatgtgaagaaaacatcaaaaagtaTAGAGATTCCAAGCACAGCGCTGACACACTTTATTCCAGATGACTGTTCTAAGCAAAACATCATAACACTGCTAGTGGGGGCCAGGAGGTCCACAGACACAACACATCCAACTATGACATAAAGGGGTGTGGGGAGTGGGGCCAGAGGCAAAGTTAAAGTTGGTGATTGTGCCCGTGAAGGCGAGAACACAGCCACACCACAGAGACTGTGCAGAATTACATGTGTTTATTGTAATCTCCAGAGCAACctctaaataaagaaatgcaaagtatAGCTATAAAGgctaaaagaaaaagggaaatggggcagctgggtggctcagtcagttaagcgtccgatttcggctcaggtcatgatcttgccactttgtggttcgagccccgcgatgggctctgtgctgacagctcagtgcctggagcctgcttcggattctgtgtctcctcctctctctgcccctcccctgctcatgctctgtctctctctctcaataataaataaacgttaaaaaaaaaaaaaaaaaagaaagaaaaagggaaatgaacTCTTTAGACTAAGAACTCCAATAAAAAGAAGAGACTGtctcgaggcgcctgggtggctcagtagcttaaatgtccaactttggctcaggtcatgatctcatggttcacgggttcaagccccatgatctgtcagcacagagcctagagtctgcttcggattctgtctccctttctgcccctcccctactcacactctgtctgtctctctcagaaatgaatacacattttaaaaaattaaaaaaaaaaaaagattgtctcaatccctatcaaaataacaccagaattcttcacaaacctagaacaaacaatcctaaaatttgtgtggaaccagaaaagtccccgaacagccaaagcaatcctgaaaaagaaaaccaaagctggaggcatcacgatcccAGACTTGAAgatgtgttacaaagctgtaatcaacaaCACGGTATGGtagtggcataaaaacagacattcagatcaatggaacagaatagagaacccagaaatggacccacaaacgtatggccaactgatctttgacaaagcaggaaagaatatcc
This sequence is a window from Lynx canadensis isolate LIC74 chromosome A3, mLynCan4.pri.v2, whole genome shotgun sequence. Protein-coding genes within it:
- the DNAJC5 gene encoding dnaJ homolog subfamily C member 5 — its product is MADQRQRSLSTSGESLYHVLGLDKNATSDDIKKSYRKLALKYHPDKNPDNPEAADKFKEINNAHAILTDATKRNIYDKYGSLGLYVAEQFGEENVNTYFVLSSWWAKALFVVCGLLTCCYCCCCLCCCFNCCCGRCKPRAPAGEDAGFYVSPEDLEAQLQSDEREAADTPIVIQPASATETTQLTADSHPSYHTDGFN